From the Rhinoderma darwinii isolate aRhiDar2 chromosome 12, aRhiDar2.hap1, whole genome shotgun sequence genome, one window contains:
- the CCDC32 gene encoding coiled-coil domain-containing protein 32 isoform X1, with translation MGHHDWTVAGHAFRRAEVLCRIWEVKGYVAPMRMIESLDFGDVASCKDMWAEICPCTPDIQEVNLSESFSDSFLCPRPSEIPQNAAPSYSPKPWAPLQDSEIYLASLERRLQKIKGQNREVTSKDMLLSLGQAKKECWDRFLQESSETEAYFGTSEVDNSNLEHLKRWLQPEKVAINAEEIQFLIPGKSQPINGENEQDSTTTVEQ, from the exons ATGGGGCACCATGATTGGACAGTAGCAGGACACGCCTTCAGACGGGCGGAAGTGCTGTGTCGGATCTGGGAAGTGAAGG GGTACGTAGCACCAATGAGGATGATTGAGAGCCTGGATTTTGGGGACGTGGCATCCTGCAAGGATATGTGGGCTGAGATTTGCCCCTGTACGCCAGACATCCAGGAAGTGAACCTGTCCGAATCCTTTTCAGACTCTTTCCTGTGTCCACGTCCTAGTGAAATACCGCAGAACGCTGCCCCATCCTACTCCCCAAAACCTTGGGCTCCATTACAAGATTCCGAAATCTACTTAGCATCTTTAG AACGCAGGTTGCAGAAGATTAAAGGTCAGAACCGTGAAGTGACATCCAAGGACATGTTACTTTCGCTAGGTCAAGCAAAAAAAGAATGCTGGGACAGATTTCTACAGGAATCCTCTGAAACAGAAGCCTATTTTGGAACAAGTGAAGTTGACAATAG CAATCTAGAACATTTGAAGAGGTGGCTGCAGCCAGAGAAAGTGGCCATAAATGCAGAGGAAATACAGTTTCTAATACCTGGCAAATCTCAGCCGATAAATGGTGAAAATGAGCAggactctactactactgtcgaaCAGTGA
- the CCDC32 gene encoding coiled-coil domain-containing protein 32 isoform X2, with translation MRMIESLDFGDVASCKDMWAEICPCTPDIQEVNLSESFSDSFLCPRPSEIPQNAAPSYSPKPWAPLQDSEIYLASLERRLQKIKGQNREVTSKDMLLSLGQAKKECWDRFLQESSETEAYFGTSEVDNSNLEHLKRWLQPEKVAINAEEIQFLIPGKSQPINGENEQDSTTTVEQ, from the exons ATGAGGATGATTGAGAGCCTGGATTTTGGGGACGTGGCATCCTGCAAGGATATGTGGGCTGAGATTTGCCCCTGTACGCCAGACATCCAGGAAGTGAACCTGTCCGAATCCTTTTCAGACTCTTTCCTGTGTCCACGTCCTAGTGAAATACCGCAGAACGCTGCCCCATCCTACTCCCCAAAACCTTGGGCTCCATTACAAGATTCCGAAATCTACTTAGCATCTTTAG AACGCAGGTTGCAGAAGATTAAAGGTCAGAACCGTGAAGTGACATCCAAGGACATGTTACTTTCGCTAGGTCAAGCAAAAAAAGAATGCTGGGACAGATTTCTACAGGAATCCTCTGAAACAGAAGCCTATTTTGGAACAAGTGAAGTTGACAATAG CAATCTAGAACATTTGAAGAGGTGGCTGCAGCCAGAGAAAGTGGCCATAAATGCAGAGGAAATACAGTTTCTAATACCTGGCAAATCTCAGCCGATAAATGGTGAAAATGAGCAggactctactactactgtcgaaCAGTGA